A single window of Cytobacillus dafuensis DNA harbors:
- a CDS encoding DEAD/DEAH box helicase family protein — MDDKNDDGLRVHGEQKVREENNCRMKELLRENGIEFESIKGTYQERLEREMELIGSTFAIKF, encoded by the coding sequence ATGGATGATAAGAATGATGATGGATTAAGAGTGCATGGGGAACAAAAGGTTAGGGAAGAAAATAATTGCCGGATGAAGGAATTATTGAGGGAGAATGGAATTGAATTTGAGAGTATTAAGGGTACTTATCAAGAACGTTTGGAAAGAGAGATGGAGTTGATTGGCAGTACTTTTGCAATAAAATTTTAA
- a CDS encoding FMN-dependent NADH-azoreductase, producing MAKVLYITAHPNDETQSFSMAAGKVFIETYKEVNPNDEIVHIDLYKENIPHIDTDVFSGWGKLQSGKGFEELSAEEKAKVGRLNELSEQFISGDKYVFVTPLWNFSFPPVMKAYIDSVSVAGKTFKYTEQGPVGLLTDKKALHIQARGGVYSEGPAAEVEMGHRFLSVIMNFFGVPSFDGLFIEGHNAMPDKAQEIKENGIARAKDLAHTF from the coding sequence ATGGCAAAAGTATTATACATTACAGCTCATCCAAATGATGAAACACAATCTTTCAGTATGGCTGCAGGAAAAGTATTTATTGAGACATACAAAGAAGTAAATCCGAATGATGAAATCGTTCACATTGATTTATATAAAGAGAATATTCCTCATATTGATACGGATGTTTTTAGTGGATGGGGGAAACTTCAATCTGGTAAAGGATTTGAAGAACTTTCAGCGGAAGAAAAAGCAAAAGTAGGACGTCTGAATGAATTGAGTGAACAGTTTATTTCAGGTGATAAATATGTTTTTGTAACACCTTTATGGAATTTCTCGTTCCCTCCAGTAATGAAGGCGTATATAGATTCTGTTTCTGTTGCAGGTAAAACATTTAAATACACTGAACAAGGGCCAGTTGGTCTATTAACAGATAAAAAAGCACTTCATATTCAAGCTCGTGGAGGTGTTTATTCAGAAGGACCGGCTGCCGAAGTAGAAATGGGTCATCGTTTTTTAAGTGTAATTATGAATTTTTTTGGTGTTCCTTCTTTTGATGGTTTATTTATTGAAGGACATAATGCTATGCCCGATAAAGCACAGGAAATAAAGGAAAATGGAATTGCGCGTGCAAAGGACTTAGCTCATACTTTTTAA
- a CDS encoding (deoxy)nucleoside triphosphate pyrophosphohydrolase: protein MKKNIHVVGAIIIDNNKILCAQRGPDKSLPLKWEFPGGKIEDGESAQEALKREISEEMNCKIEIGEQVDHTVYEYDFGIVHLTTYICKLVEGKPKLTEHVAIKWLPNNELSSLDWAPADIPAVEKLSGAFNVK, encoded by the coding sequence ATGAAAAAAAACATCCATGTCGTCGGTGCTATTATCATCGATAACAATAAAATCCTTTGTGCCCAAAGAGGCCCAGATAAATCTCTCCCTCTAAAATGGGAATTCCCAGGCGGTAAAATTGAGGATGGAGAATCTGCTCAGGAAGCATTAAAACGTGAAATTAGTGAAGAGATGAATTGTAAAATAGAAATAGGTGAGCAGGTCGATCATACTGTGTATGAATATGACTTCGGAATCGTTCATTTAACGACTTATATCTGTAAGCTTGTAGAAGGAAAACCAAAGCTAACAGAACATGTTGCGATAAAATGGTTACCAAATAATGAGCTTTCTTCACTTGACTGGGCACCTGCGGATATTCCGGCCGTAGAAAAATTATCAGGGGCCTTTAATGTAAAATAA
- a CDS encoding DUF6054 family protein, which produces MRNGNRASLSLTVVGDNRNIFISAIGAGGGSGVFLNFSLGAENDMVEIVKKSVEQMK; this is translated from the coding sequence ATGAGAAATGGCAACAGAGCAAGTTTGAGCCTTACTGTAGTCGGTGATAACAGAAATATTTTTATTTCAGCCATTGGAGCTGGCGGAGGAAGTGGAGTTTTTTTAAACTTTAGTCTTGGGGCAGAAAACGATATGGTAGAAATCGTGAAAAAAAGTGTAGAACAAATGAAATAA
- a CDS encoding AbrB/MazE/SpoVT family DNA-binding domain-containing protein, with product MCRTILRPERVSVSRQTVAKWENEEALPDIHKCKMLADIFQVTLDQLSDSMSEEEVEHLGPKGKQFFGVVKVGERGQIVIPKQAREMYQIQAGDKLVVLGEDVTKGIAILKTDSFLEFADLIRRAETEEEE from the coding sequence GTGTGCCGTACAATATTAAGACCTGAGAGGGTAAGTGTTTCGCGTCAGACGGTAGCGAAGTGGGAGAACGAAGAGGCGTTGCCAGATATTCATAAATGTAAAATGTTAGCTGATATTTTTCAAGTAACATTGGATCAATTATCCGATAGTATGAGTGAAGAAGAGGTAGAGCATCTTGGTCCTAAGGGGAAACAGTTTTTCGGTGTTGTGAAGGTCGGCGAGCGTGGACAGATTGTTATACCAAAACAGGCGAGGGAAATGTATCAGATTCAAGCCGGTGATAAGCTTGTTGTTTTGGGGGAAGATGTGACAAAAGGAATTGCCATCTTAAAAACGGATAGTTTTCTAGAGTTTGCAGATCTAATCCGTAGGGCTGAAACGGAAGAGGAGGAATAA
- the argH gene encoding argininosuccinate lyase → MKLWGGRFTKREDEIMEKFNTSLPVDHRLYYQDITGSIAHVKMLVECNLLSEAEGILLIDGLESILRDIESGLLKMEGAYEDIHSFVEMNLTKRIGETGKKLHTARSRNDQVAVDMRLYAKQKAGEVMMALQQLIDSLHDKAAKNNVIMPGYTHLQRAQVVTFSHHLGAYAQMFSRDKKRMSNAIDILDENPLGCGALAGTTHHIDRQITTELLGFSKPVDNFLDGVSDRDYLLELMSSFSITMMHLSRLSEELILWSSQEFKFIEMDDAYSTGSSIMPQKKNPDAAELIRGKTGRVYGSLLSLLTTLKGLPLTYNKDMQEDKEQFFDALDTVMDCLEIMSKMIDTLHVNEENMKAAIKAGFLNATEVADYLVSKGTAFRDAHEIVGKIIIYCEQQKKAIEDLTIEELAKFSDSITDDIYDYIDYENILNKGNKKLIKQITK, encoded by the coding sequence TTGAAGCTATGGGGAGGACGCTTTACGAAGCGCGAAGATGAAATTATGGAGAAGTTTAATACTTCTTTGCCTGTAGATCATAGACTTTACTATCAAGATATAACAGGAAGTATTGCGCATGTAAAAATGCTTGTAGAATGCAACTTGCTTTCAGAGGCTGAAGGGATTCTACTTATAGATGGACTTGAGTCCATTCTTAGAGATATCGAGTCAGGTCTACTAAAAATGGAAGGTGCTTATGAAGATATCCACTCCTTCGTTGAAATGAACTTGACGAAGAGAATTGGCGAAACCGGTAAAAAACTTCATACTGCAAGAAGCAGAAATGATCAGGTTGCAGTCGACATGAGACTATATGCAAAGCAAAAAGCCGGAGAAGTAATGATGGCCCTTCAGCAGCTCATTGATTCGTTACATGACAAAGCAGCTAAAAATAATGTCATCATGCCTGGATATACTCATTTGCAGCGTGCACAGGTTGTCACATTTAGTCATCACCTTGGTGCTTATGCACAAATGTTTAGCCGGGATAAAAAAAGAATGAGCAATGCCATTGACATTTTGGATGAAAACCCGTTAGGCTGCGGTGCATTGGCCGGGACAACTCATCATATTGATCGGCAAATAACGACTGAGCTATTAGGTTTTTCCAAGCCTGTAGACAACTTCTTGGATGGGGTTAGTGACCGTGATTACTTGCTTGAGCTGATGTCCAGCTTTTCCATCACGATGATGCATTTGAGCAGATTAAGTGAAGAACTAATCCTCTGGAGCAGCCAAGAGTTTAAATTCATTGAAATGGATGATGCGTATTCAACTGGAAGCAGCATCATGCCACAGAAAAAAAATCCGGATGCTGCGGAATTGATTAGAGGAAAAACAGGAAGAGTGTATGGCTCCCTTCTTTCCTTATTAACGACCCTAAAGGGATTGCCGCTCACCTATAACAAAGATATGCAGGAAGATAAAGAACAGTTTTTCGATGCGCTAGATACGGTAATGGACTGTCTTGAAATCATGTCGAAAATGATTGATACCCTTCATGTCAATGAAGAAAACATGAAGGCCGCTATCAAAGCCGGCTTCCTAAACGCAACTGAAGTTGCTGACTATTTGGTCAGCAAAGGGACGGCATTTAGGGATGCCCATGAGATTGTCGGCAAAATCATTATTTATTGCGAGCAGCAAAAGAAAGCGATTGAAGATTTAACGATTGAAGAATTAGCCAAGTTCAGTGACAGCATAACGGATGATATTTACGATTACATCGACTATGAAAACATCCTGAACAAAGGAAACAAAAAACTTATTAAACAGATTACAAAATAA
- a CDS encoding nucleoside triphosphate pyrophosphohydrolase, which produces MPTYNKLVRDRIPEIIEKTGKKFSTKILDNTEYIKELKKKSFEELEEYVNTTNNEDAIEELADVLEIIHALADFHGASIERLEEVRKQKAEKRGSFLEKVFLIEVSE; this is translated from the coding sequence ATGCCAACATACAACAAACTAGTCCGAGATCGAATTCCAGAAATCATTGAAAAAACCGGGAAAAAGTTCTCAACGAAAATATTAGATAACACCGAATACATAAAAGAACTAAAGAAAAAAAGCTTCGAGGAGCTTGAAGAGTATGTGAATACAACGAATAATGAAGATGCTATTGAGGAATTAGCAGATGTTCTAGAAATCATCCATGCGCTTGCAGATTTTCATGGCGCATCAATTGAAAGACTTGAAGAGGTTCGTAAACAGAAAGCAGAAAAAAGGGGCAGTTTCCTTGAGAAAGTATTTTTAATAGAGGTTAGTGAATAA
- a CDS encoding DUF6054 family protein, producing MAKYENTLIGEFEKVVKRLENDIGNSGISMKLVDESNHTIGATKIAVRVYDKYFIAD from the coding sequence ATGGCAAAGTATGAAAACACATTGATTGGTGAATTTGAGAAAGTGGTTAAGCGTTTGGAAAACGATATTGGCAATAGTGGAATCAGCATGAAATTAGTTGATGAAAGCAATCATACGATTGGAGCTACTAAAATAGCGGTGCGAGTTTATGATAAATATTTTATCGCAGATTAA
- a CDS encoding DUF6946 family protein produces MGKYFVPSNGAISWKEFLVDPEKQWKKGYSAYELANCWEDANNLPPSVERVFKQSQIPLFKNVEVLYGFPEYKVPLPGGSTSSQNDLYVLAKGNNELLTIMVEGKVSEPFGETVASWLGDNPSNGKRIRLKYLLHILGLNEESVLNKRYQLIHRAASALIEAKNVNANNSLMLVHSFSETGKWFDDYAEFVKLFHFSPKKDGIVGPVQLDGVNLYFGWVTGNCS; encoded by the coding sequence ATGGGTAAATACTTTGTTCCTTCAAACGGAGCAATATCATGGAAAGAATTCCTTGTAGATCCTGAGAAACAGTGGAAAAAAGGGTATTCTGCATATGAATTGGCTAATTGTTGGGAAGACGCTAACAATTTGCCACCTAGTGTTGAAAGGGTATTCAAACAAAGTCAGATACCTCTGTTTAAAAATGTTGAAGTATTGTATGGATTTCCTGAGTACAAGGTTCCTTTACCTGGAGGGAGCACAAGCTCACAAAATGATCTTTATGTACTTGCAAAGGGAAATAATGAGCTTTTAACGATTATGGTGGAAGGAAAAGTTTCAGAACCCTTTGGAGAAACTGTAGCATCCTGGTTAGGCGATAATCCTAGTAACGGTAAAAGAATAAGATTGAAATACTTGCTTCATATACTGGGTTTAAATGAAGAAAGTGTACTAAATAAAAGATACCAATTAATACATAGAGCTGCATCCGCACTAATTGAAGCTAAGAATGTTAATGCTAACAATTCACTTATGCTGGTACACTCTTTTAGTGAGACAGGAAAATGGTTTGATGACTACGCTGAATTTGTTAAACTTTTTCATTTTTCCCCTAAGAAGGATGGAATTGTTGGGCCAGTACAGTTAGATGGTGTTAATCTTTACTTTGGATGGGTAACTGGTAACTGCAGCTAG
- a CDS encoding pyridoxamine 5'-phosphate oxidase family protein: MSNMIKQEELETLRELIKEVDTAMLTTVTEEGLVSRPMKTQEVEFDGDLWFFTKKETNKYEEIIHDQDVNVAYAGKSYVSVRGRAEIVEDLDKKKELWSKAYEAIMQTSYDDPNVVLIKVKAEAAEYWETGNFTKKIAFLYKRMTGQSSKSIDMNETVELE; the protein is encoded by the coding sequence ATGTCTAACATGATAAAACAAGAAGAATTGGAAACATTAAGAGAGTTAATCAAAGAAGTAGACACGGCCATGCTGACTACAGTAACTGAAGAAGGGCTTGTTTCTCGTCCTATGAAAACACAAGAAGTAGAGTTTGATGGTGACTTATGGTTTTTCACTAAAAAAGAGACTAATAAATATGAAGAAATTATCCATGATCAGGATGTTAATGTAGCTTATGCAGGTAAATCCTATGTTTCCGTCCGTGGAAGAGCGGAAATCGTTGAAGATTTAGACAAGAAAAAGGAATTGTGGAGCAAAGCATATGAGGCAATCATGCAAACCTCTTATGATGATCCGAACGTTGTCTTGATAAAGGTAAAAGCGGAAGCAGCCGAATATTGGGAAACCGGTAATTTTACGAAGAAAATCGCCTTTCTCTATAAACGCATGACAGGGCAAAGCTCTAAATCGATTGATATGAATGAAACGGTTGAATTGGAATAA
- a CDS encoding Na+/H+ antiporter NhaC family protein, whose translation MEHMGWVSLIPPIIAVVLAIITKNVIVSLFSGAYIGVLILVGGHPLKATMETIGNYFFPLVADSYNAAVLVLLFFIGGFVALMEKSGGGAALATHAIKFINTKAKAQISAWVGGIIIFFSDLGTPLIVGPVFEKIFDKAKISREKLAWIIDSTSSPVAVLVPFIGWGVYIMGLIQKEYESLNITTSEFTTLIKVIPFQFYAILAVTMVPLIALTKLDFGPMAKAEQRVQKTGELYWPESKPLRKAEIGEESTKNSRAIMIWLPLLVLFITLFGLLISYGFPFKPVPGNDFRVSLSTAYLFAAVTIIILMLAYKVKKFSEIFDIYTTGMQKMVYVAVTLILAWSLGKVIKEMGTASFIVEVMDGNVPAFIIPAILFVVGALMSLASGTSWGTFAIMLPIAIPMAVSLDAHLLVCIGAVLSGGIFGDHCSPISDTTILSSTGAGADHIDHVKTQFPYALLNASIAFIGFIVAGITGSAFTIILNIVLLIGAIFVLSKIHKKKYSEGAGL comes from the coding sequence ATGGAACACATGGGCTGGGTATCTTTGATACCACCAATTATTGCAGTTGTTCTTGCAATAATAACGAAGAACGTTATTGTGTCTCTATTCTCCGGTGCTTATATCGGAGTACTCATTCTTGTTGGAGGTCACCCTCTTAAAGCAACAATGGAGACGATTGGAAATTACTTTTTTCCACTTGTGGCAGATAGCTATAATGCAGCAGTATTAGTTTTGCTGTTCTTTATTGGCGGATTTGTTGCACTTATGGAGAAGTCTGGCGGAGGAGCCGCACTTGCCACTCATGCCATTAAATTCATTAACACGAAGGCAAAAGCACAGATTTCTGCTTGGGTCGGAGGAATTATCATCTTCTTCTCAGATTTGGGTACACCGCTCATCGTTGGACCTGTATTTGAAAAGATTTTTGATAAAGCGAAAATTTCAAGAGAAAAGCTCGCTTGGATTATCGACTCAACATCATCTCCGGTCGCAGTATTAGTCCCTTTTATTGGTTGGGGCGTTTACATAATGGGCCTTATTCAAAAAGAATATGAATCTTTAAATATCACGACATCGGAATTTACTACACTTATAAAAGTTATTCCTTTTCAATTTTATGCTATTTTAGCTGTTACAATGGTTCCTCTAATTGCCCTTACTAAGTTGGATTTTGGACCAATGGCTAAAGCAGAGCAAAGAGTGCAAAAGACTGGAGAACTTTATTGGCCAGAGTCAAAGCCGTTAAGAAAAGCAGAAATTGGGGAGGAAAGCACAAAAAACAGCCGTGCTATCATGATTTGGCTGCCTTTATTGGTATTATTCATTACGTTATTCGGGTTATTAATTTCATATGGCTTCCCATTCAAGCCTGTTCCAGGAAATGATTTTAGGGTTTCACTAAGTACAGCCTATTTATTTGCGGCAGTGACTATTATTATCTTAATGCTTGCATATAAAGTAAAAAAATTCAGTGAGATATTTGATATTTATACAACGGGTATGCAAAAAATGGTGTATGTCGCTGTTACACTTATTCTGGCATGGTCCCTTGGTAAAGTAATTAAGGAAATGGGAACGGCTTCCTTTATTGTTGAAGTCATGGATGGAAATGTTCCTGCATTCATTATTCCAGCCATCTTATTCGTAGTCGGAGCATTGATGTCTCTTGCATCTGGAACTTCATGGGGAACATTTGCAATCATGCTGCCAATCGCCATTCCTATGGCTGTTTCACTCGATGCTCATTTATTAGTTTGTATCGGGGCTGTCCTGTCAGGAGGAATATTCGGGGATCACTGTTCACCTATTTCCGATACAACCATTTTATCGTCTACAGGAGCAGGGGCAGATCATATCGATCACGTGAAAACACAATTCCCTTATGCACTCCTTAATGCATCGATCGCATTCATTGGATTTATTGTTGCAGGAATTACGGGCAGTGCATTCACGATCATCTTGAACATTGTCTTGCTTATTGGAGCAATTTTTGTTTTATCCAAGATTCACAAGAAAAAATATAGTGAAGGAGCGGGATTGTAA
- a CDS encoding DUF3427 domain-containing protein has product MENLIQSLEASLHKGFIDKQLNKSGRYKPKLLVNNLKKNENVLSTLLEELDQSKSFIFSVAFITESGLATLKSHFLDLNRKGVKGRILTSTFLQFNQPKVFRELMKIKNVEVRLTDLKGFHSKGYIFNHDTHYSLIVGSSNLTAHALKINYEWNVKLTSLENGEIVHHFKSQFEEVWDQARVLTEEWIEEYEKTYSQVTDTKDFDQVVELPTQYKTNAIEDALKIVPNKMQQAALEQIEAVRAAGKDKGLIISATGTGKTYLSAFDVRRFGPKRMLFIVHREQILNKAKSDFKRILGGMDEDFGILSGSNKQTNAKYLFATIQTISKEETLRQFDPQEFDYVLIDEVHKAGAESYRRVIDYFKPQFFMGMTATPERTDDFNIYELFDYNIAYEIRLQEALEEDMLSPFHYFGVTDLDINGENVDDATILTKLVNEERVNHIIDKVEYYGFSGETVKGLIFCSRKKEAKELSKALNDKGLRTVALTGDDSQEDRAYQVNQLENGHLDYILTVDIFNEGIDIPCINQVVMLRQTQSSIIFIQQLGRGLRKHESKDFVTIIDFIGNYKNNYLIPIALSGDQSQNKDNIRRHTKDTSYLKGVSTINFEEVAKKRIFTAINNSNLTTLKILKDAFNEVKNRLGRVPYLYDFVTQHSIDPVVIVDKYSNYYQFLLKMKEEVPTITNYENQVLTMLSLEILNGKRKHEIVLLELLMQQEKVEYEAFINHLLEEGCIIGEDTIASVKGIFDLSFFTQAFKKKYGDQPIITFKENCFTFNDSIHESLVRNDYFKTMVLDILLSAKEKSKKYECKQPLTLYEKYSRKDSCKLLNWQNDESSTMYGYKTKHHTCPIFITYHKKGEIESSVNYGDEFLSQDVLKWYTRSNRTLNSDEVKTIIDAEENHINLHIFVKKDDDEGSDFYYLGQAKPDKSTVQQDVMKDGKPVVHMNMIMEQSIDNKLYHYIIEGSEEAE; this is encoded by the coding sequence ATGGAGAATTTGATTCAAAGCTTAGAAGCATCACTACATAAGGGTTTTATTGATAAACAGCTTAATAAATCTGGGCGATATAAGCCTAAGCTATTAGTCAATAATTTAAAGAAAAATGAAAACGTTTTATCAACATTGTTAGAAGAACTTGATCAAAGCAAGTCCTTTATTTTTTCTGTCGCTTTTATTACGGAAAGCGGCCTAGCTACACTTAAATCCCATTTTCTTGACCTTAACCGAAAAGGAGTAAAAGGTCGTATATTAACATCTACCTTTTTACAATTTAATCAGCCTAAAGTGTTTAGGGAATTGATGAAGATAAAAAACGTAGAAGTGAGATTAACAGATTTAAAAGGCTTTCACTCGAAAGGATACATATTTAACCATGATACACATTACTCTCTTATTGTCGGAAGCTCTAATTTAACTGCACATGCCTTGAAGATAAATTATGAATGGAATGTAAAATTAACTTCACTTGAAAATGGTGAGATCGTTCATCACTTTAAGAGTCAGTTTGAAGAAGTATGGGATCAGGCTAGAGTTTTAACAGAGGAATGGATTGAGGAATACGAAAAGACCTATTCTCAAGTAACAGACACAAAAGATTTTGATCAGGTAGTAGAATTACCTACCCAATATAAGACGAATGCCATTGAGGATGCATTAAAGATTGTCCCTAATAAGATGCAGCAAGCAGCGCTGGAACAAATTGAAGCGGTCCGAGCAGCGGGCAAGGATAAAGGATTAATTATTTCGGCAACAGGGACAGGGAAGACCTATCTTTCTGCATTCGATGTAAGGCGTTTTGGTCCTAAGCGCATGCTTTTTATTGTACATAGAGAGCAAATCTTAAATAAAGCGAAATCAGACTTTAAGAGAATTCTTGGTGGAATGGATGAAGACTTTGGAATTTTATCTGGTTCCAATAAGCAAACAAACGCGAAGTATTTATTTGCAACCATCCAAACCATTTCAAAAGAAGAAACATTAAGGCAGTTTGATCCGCAGGAATTTGATTATGTATTAATAGATGAAGTCCATAAAGCAGGTGCCGAGTCTTATCGAAGAGTGATAGATTATTTTAAACCGCAATTTTTTATGGGAATGACTGCCACACCTGAACGAACAGATGACTTCAATATTTATGAGCTATTTGATTACAACATTGCTTATGAAATTCGCTTACAGGAAGCACTTGAGGAGGATATGCTATCTCCTTTTCATTATTTCGGTGTGACTGACCTTGATATCAATGGAGAAAATGTGGATGATGCGACCATTTTAACGAAGCTTGTTAATGAGGAACGTGTGAATCATATTATCGATAAGGTTGAATATTATGGTTTTTCTGGTGAAACGGTTAAGGGGTTAATATTTTGCAGTCGGAAAAAAGAAGCGAAAGAATTATCAAAAGCATTGAATGACAAAGGATTGCGAACAGTTGCGCTGACAGGTGATGATTCTCAAGAAGATAGAGCCTATCAAGTGAATCAATTAGAAAATGGTCATTTGGATTATATTTTAACAGTCGATATTTTTAATGAAGGGATTGATATCCCGTGCATTAATCAGGTTGTCATGTTAAGACAGACTCAGTCTAGTATTATATTCATTCAGCAGCTTGGCCGAGGACTTCGTAAGCATGAATCAAAGGATTTCGTTACAATCATCGATTTTATTGGTAATTATAAAAATAACTATTTAATTCCAATAGCTTTATCAGGTGATCAGTCACAAAACAAAGATAATATTCGCCGACATACGAAGGACACTAGCTATTTAAAAGGTGTTTCAACGATCAACTTTGAAGAAGTTGCAAAAAAGCGGATTTTCACCGCCATAAATAATAGTAATCTTACAACTCTCAAAATCTTAAAGGATGCCTTTAATGAGGTCAAAAATAGACTTGGTAGAGTGCCATACCTTTATGATTTTGTCACTCAGCATTCAATAGATCCAGTTGTAATTGTTGATAAATATTCAAACTACTATCAATTTTTATTAAAAATGAAAGAAGAAGTACCAACTATAACAAACTATGAAAATCAGGTTTTGACCATGTTGTCGTTAGAGATATTGAATGGCAAACGTAAGCACGAAATCGTATTGTTGGAATTGTTAATGCAGCAAGAGAAGGTAGAATATGAGGCTTTTATTAATCATCTACTCGAAGAAGGTTGCATTATAGGCGAAGATACAATTGCATCAGTCAAAGGTATCTTTGATTTATCATTTTTTACCCAAGCCTTTAAGAAAAAATATGGGGATCAACCAATTATTACTTTCAAGGAAAATTGTTTTACGTTTAATGATTCGATCCATGAAAGTCTAGTAAGAAATGATTATTTCAAAACAATGGTATTGGATATTTTATTAAGTGCAAAAGAAAAAAGTAAAAAATATGAATGTAAACAACCACTGACTTTGTATGAAAAATACTCTAGAAAAGACTCTTGTAAACTATTGAATTGGCAAAATGACGAAAGCTCTACGATGTATGGATACAAAACCAAACATCATACTTGTCCGATTTTTATTACCTACCATAAAAAGGGGGAAATTGAATCGAGTGTAAATTATGGTGATGAGTTTCTCAGTCAGGATGTTCTTAAATGGTATACGCGTAGTAACAGAACATTAAACTCAGATGAGGTTAAAACAATTATTGATGCAGAAGAAAATCATATCAATCTCCATATTTTTGTCAAAAAAGATGACGATGAAGGCAGTGACTTCTATTACCTAGGTCAAGCGAAGCCTGATAAGAGCACAGTTCAGCAAGATGTAATGAAGGATGGCAAGCCGGTTGTTCATATGAATATGATTATGGAGCAGTCGATTGATAACAAACTTTATCATTATATTATTGAAGGTAGTGAAGAGGCAGAATAA
- a CDS encoding DUF3267 domain-containing protein — MDLSEWTPFIQNHWLRKHYMKFVYLLQVIIFLFPFLFAGWFPHINTFNLFLIWIFVFIIHETLHIIVVNKKGDISLTFSGIFFWLHTNAILSKPRFWVFMSLPFITLSVVPFIVSFFLSEDIKSIFLFVSWINTLISASDIINSFFIAMKPKNSVFCKGYYRLQ, encoded by the coding sequence ATGGATTTGTCAGAATGGACCCCTTTTATACAGAATCATTGGTTACGAAAGCACTATATGAAGTTTGTATATCTACTCCAGGTCATTATATTCCTATTTCCATTTTTATTTGCAGGATGGTTCCCACATATCAATACTTTCAATCTTTTCTTAATATGGATCTTTGTCTTCATCATTCACGAAACCCTTCACATAATTGTCGTAAACAAAAAAGGTGACATTAGTTTAACGTTTAGCGGTATATTTTTCTGGCTACATACAAATGCAATTCTATCCAAACCTAGATTTTGGGTGTTTATGAGCTTGCCCTTCATTACATTATCAGTAGTGCCTTTCATTGTATCGTTTTTTTTATCTGAAGATATCAAGTCAATTTTTTTATTTGTGAGTTGGATAAACACTTTGATTTCTGCCTCAGATATCATTAATTCATTTTTCATTGCTATGAAACCGAAAAACTCAGTATTTTGCAAAGGCTATTACCGTTTGCAATAG